Within the Telopea speciosissima isolate NSW1024214 ecotype Mountain lineage chromosome 4, Tspe_v1, whole genome shotgun sequence genome, the region GTTGATCCAAAAATCTATTAAAATTGTTCACTATACTTCTATAACCTGTACAACAATCATTACCACATGTATAAAGTTGTAAGCatttgggaattgggatcaACAAAGTTTCTaatgagaaaaaggaaagggggCCAAAACAGATTATGTGTTGATTTCACATAAATCAGTTGGATTTATTACTCAGATTCTGATTATTACCTTCCACCAAGTTAAAATTCAGATCTTCTAATCTCAAATTGACATTTTGATAGATATCAATTCTGAACTCAGATTTCACTTTCTACATTGTTACTAAATTAGATTTAAGTGATTTCATAATCTAAATTTGAGgtagaacagaaaaaaaaaataatatgcaACAAAACTACTCATATCCAAATGCTAGAGTACACCTGTTGTTGTTCACTTGCTGCTAGAGGGACGGTGGATCTGACAATGAGCCACTAATCTAATTCACAGTATAAAACAGAAACATGATGGGGAACATATTCTACTTAGGACAGTAACTATACGGATAAAAGCATGCAAATATTATTTTGTAACTTCAACAAATTTTGCAAGTTGAGAATCAATATGATCAAAATTAATTAGTTTATCAACTAACCAACTTCTTAGTGAAAGCAGAGAACATGACTTCCAAGAAACATACCTGCTCATAGATCCAAGCTCCAGGGATGTTAAAAGATTAAAGTAGATCGGAACCACATACAAACATGACCTGAAAAACAATGAATAATCAACTAGTCATCCAACCCTCATGTGAGGAATTAACAAAAACTATAATTTATCCCTTAAgcttacaaaagaaaaagaaacaaacaatcTATAGGTATCATTGCAGTAAGCATCTACAACATCATAATgctattctttttccttttttttttggttgggggggggggggggtgggttggaGCTCCCATTAACAGCTCTATATCCTAGCTAAAGCAACTAGAGAACTTACCTTTGGAAATCAATCTACTCTCAGACAAGCAGCTATGAAACCTAGCCAAAACAGTCAAAGTGTGCTGGAAGCCACTTTGCTTCCCCTACAAAAAGAATCTAAAGCATTTGTTCAATTTCAGACAATGAAGACATCATGGAAAGAAAATCTAAATGTCCTTTGGCACTAAAGAGTCGTCTTGAGCCCAAGAAAGGCAACAAATAAAATGAAGCTATATTGCAAAAGAAGAGAATCCCACTAAAACTGAAATGCAGAGGAAAGTgcaaagagagagtgagagagatttAAATAGATTTAGCTCTTTTATATTATGGACAGgataaaagaaataatcatGCTAATGTTATACACCTACACCCATACTAAGATTCTAAGCACTTACCACGAAAACTCTCTTCTAGCTATAATCACCCAAACATTTCAAGTTTGACAGGTAGAGAGATATCGCCAAACGGGTTTCAGATTTCAATCCAGAAAACCTATCTTCTAGAAAATGGCATTCCGGACATGGCAAAGATCCCTCCCTTTAAGCTAATTCACCACCCCTTCTTCTTGGCTGCTATCTCTATTGCTCCtgaaagaaactaaaaaacTTGATTTCAAAGCATAAAAACCTTTTGTAGTCTTAGAAAAATGGTAGCAGTGTTTAATAAGGAGCTTTTAAGTTGGTATCTCATCACTCTCAAACTGAGGGAAACAGTGAAAGCTGGAATCGCAAACTCACCTGGTTCTATCCCTTCACGTGACCTTCAATTGGGACCACTGCATTGGCGACAATCCCATACACAGCCACCTCCGGAGCAGCAGCGGCTGACGCTGCAAGAATCCTCCTTTTCGCAATCGCATTTGACATTAATCAATGGTGACGACAAAAAtgttaaagaagaaagagaagtaacGAATCCAATGGAATCAGATTGGGCGATCTCCATTAGAGAAAAGCTAGAGCAAGCCCATCAAGATCATGAAGCTGCCTCATGGGCCAAGCTCTGCATCTACCGAGTCCCACAGTACCTCCGTGTGGGCGACGATTACGGCAAGGCCGACAAGGCCTTTGTCCCACAAATCATTTCCCTGGGTCCTTACCATCACGGTCGGAAGAACCTCCGAGATATGGATCGTCACAAGTGGCGTTCTCTCTATCAGGTTCTGAATCGAACCCATCAAGACGTGAATCTCTACCTCGATTCTATCTGGGAGGTTGAGGAGAAGGCTCAAGCCTACTACGAAGGACCAATCTCTCTCAGTAGCAACAAATCCATGGAGATGATGGTTCTCAACGGCTGATTCGTTCTTGAGCTCTTCCGAGGCGCCACTGGGGGTTTTGAGCATCTGGGTGGGATTTACCGAAAAAAAATAGAGTGGGGCGTGGAGGTGATTGGAAGCGGAAGGGAATAGATAGGgttgagagagatttgagagaatTAGAGAGGGGTGCG harbors:
- the LOC122659465 gene encoding uncharacterized protein LOC122659465, whose protein sequence is MVAVFNKELLSWYLITLKLRETVKAGIANSPGSIPSRDLQLGPLHWRQSHTQPPPEQQRLTLQESSFSQSHLTLINGDDKNVKEEREVTNPMESDWAISIREKLEQAHQDHEAASWAKLCIYRVPQYLRVGDDYGKADKAFVPQIISLGPYHHGRKNLRDMDRHKWRSLYQVLNRTHQDVNLYLDSIWEVEEKAQAYYEGPISLSSNKSMEMMVLNG